From Glycine max cultivar Williams 82 chromosome 11, Glycine_max_v4.0, whole genome shotgun sequence, the proteins below share one genomic window:
- the LOC102662752 gene encoding E3 ubiquitin-protein ligase RNF14, translating into MQTEAKQQKLLKGKSPLDHDPGEAKKSDQPSQFLCGLCFNDKPVSQMFKEGKCNHPFCTHCISKHVATQMHQNILKVMCPNPNCPVELKPEYFHNILASEVIVRWETVRCESLIVGLEKTYCPFKDCSVLLVNDGEKDVISAECPSCHRLFCARCKVPWHGIMSCEEFQEIERSKDEIVLKN; encoded by the coding sequence ATGCAAACAGAAGCAAAGCAACAAAAATTGTTGAAGGGTAAATCCCCCCTTGATCATGATCCCGGTGAAGCAAAGAAGAGTGATCAACCCTCACAATTCCTTTGTGGTTTATGTTTTAATGACAAACCAGTGTCTCAAATGTTCAAAGAAGGTAAGTGTAACCACCCCTTTTGTACTCACTGCATATCCAAACACGTGGCTACTCAGATGCACCAAAACATTCTCAAGGTGATGTGTCCAAACCCTAACTGTCCCGTGGAATTGAAGCCCGAATATTTTCACAACATTTTGGCCAGTGAAGTCATTGTTAGATGGGAAACCGTGAGGTGTGAGTCTTTGATTGTTGGGTTGGAGAAGACCTACTGTCCCTTCAAGGACTGTTCTGTTTTGTTGGTGAATGATGGAGAAAAAGATGTGATCAGTGCTGAGTGCCCCTCTTGTCATAGGCTATTTTGCGCACGGTGTAAGGTTCCTTGGCATGGAATTATGAGTTGTGAAGAATTCCAAGAGATAGAAAGGAGCAAAGATGAAATAGTGTTGAAAAACTAA